Proteins found in one Neofelis nebulosa isolate mNeoNeb1 chromosome 3, mNeoNeb1.pri, whole genome shotgun sequence genomic segment:
- the LOC131507927 gene encoding spondin-2, which yields MGAPSQATTWGRALWALLLATLGSAASQPLGAESVCTARPLAKYSLTFTGKWSQTAFPKQYPLFRPPAQWSSLLGAAHSSDYSMWRKNQYVSDGLRDFAERGEAWALMRELEAAGEKLQSVHEVFSAPAVPSGTGHTSAELEAHARHSLVSFVVRIVPSPDWFVGVDSLDLCDGDRWREQVEVDLYPYDAGTDSGFTFSSPNFATIPQDTVTEITSSSPSHPANSFYYPRLKSLPPIARVTLVRLRQNPRTFVLPPPGPLGGGNEITDSLSGPETPLDCEVSLWSSWGLCGGPCGKLGAKSRTRYVRVQPANHGTPCPELEEEAECVPDNCV from the exons AtgggagccccaagtcaggccaCCACCTGGGGCAGGGCCCTCTGGGCTCTCCTCCTGGCCACACTGGGGTCCGCGGCGAGCCAGCCGCTGGGGGCGGAGTCTGTCTGCACAGCCCGACCGCTGGCCAAGTACAGCCTCACCTTCACGGGCAAGTGGAGCCAGACGGCCTTCCCCAAGCAGTACCCCCTGTTCCGGCCCCCCGCACAGTGGTCGTCCCTGCTGG GGGCGGCGCACAGCTCGGACTACAGCATGTGGAGAAAGAACCAGTACGTGAGCGACGGGCTGAGGGACTTCGCCGAGCGGGGCGAGGCCTGGGCGCTGATGCGGGAGCTGGAGGCGGCGGGAGAGAAGCTGCAGAGCGTGCACGAGGTGTTCTCGGCGCCCGCCGTGCCCAGCGGCACCGGGCACACGTCCGCCGAGCTGGAGGCCCACGCCAGGCACTCGCTG GTTTCCTTCGTGGTCCGAATCGTGCCCAGCCCCGACTGGTTCGTGGGCGTGGACAGTCTGGACCTGTGTGACGGGGACCGCTGGAGGGAGCAGGTCGAGGTCGACCTGTACCCCTACGACGCTGGCACGGACAGTGGCttcaccttctcctcccccaACTTCGCCACCATCCCGCAGGACACGGTGACGGAG AtcacctcctcctctcccagccaCCCGGCAAACTCCTTCTACTACCCCCGGCTGAAGTCCCTGCCCCCCATCGCCAGAGTGACCCTGGTGCGACTCCGGCAGAACCCCAGGACCTTCGTGCTGCCCCCCCCAGGCCCGCTGGGCGGGGGCAATGAGATCACGGACAGCCTCTCAG GTCCAGAAACGCCGCTGGACTGCGAAGTCTCCTTGTGGTCATCCTGGGGGCTGTGTGGGGGTCCCTGCGGGAAGCTGGGGGCCAAGAGCAGGACTCGCTACGTCCGCGTGCAGCCTGCCAACCACGGGACGCCCTGCCCcgagctggaggaggaggcggagTGCGTCCCCGACAACTGCGTCTGA